A window of the Lactuca sativa cultivar Salinas chromosome 5, Lsat_Salinas_v11, whole genome shotgun sequence genome harbors these coding sequences:
- the LOC111904948 gene encoding uncharacterized protein LOC111904948 yields MGTQFRSLTILVLLICFLCWPRVGSPLSNSETKPARALDTTLQEYAYRAFFHPRTGIPFDGLVPPYLTGIEISAMRLRSGSLFHRGVETFKEFRIPIGVREQPYVERLVLVYQNLGNWSTTYYPLPGYTYLAPILGLLAYNGSDLSATNLPELEFWASDDAITIKFGQIRSKPEGSGSHPKCVWFDLHGQVNFTDLVSDNQCLTYEQGHFSIVVESPPPSPPATPEVSASPEETASSSKLDNMPRVCAIVGIAGGGIILVVLFALLILWAWRYKKRKRIQELERAANSGEALRMTRVGSMRVPYAMATRTMPDLEIDFTA; encoded by the coding sequence ATGGGGACTCAATTTCGAAGTTTAACGATACTTGTTCTGCTTATTTGCTTCCTCTGTTGGCCAAGAGTTGGATCTCCATTATCTAATTCTGAAACAAAGCCTGCAAGGGCTCTTGATACGACTCTCCAGGAATACGCCTACCGTGCATTCTTCCATCCACGTACTGGTATTCCGTTTGATGGACTCGTTCCTCCCTATTTGACAGGGATTGAGATATCAGCAATGAGACTACGAAGTGGTAGCCTATTTCATAGAGGTGTTGAAACGTTTAAAGAGTTCAGAATCCCCATTGGCGTAAGAGAGCAACCATATGTGGAGAGACTTGTTCTGGTGTATCAAAACCTGGGGAATTGGTCCACTACATATTACCCTTTACCTGGTTACACTTATCTAGCTCCTATATTGGGTCTTCTTGCTTACAATGGTTCAGACTTATCAGCTACTAATCTACCTGAACTGGAATTTTGGGCTTCCGATGATGCCATCACAATAAAGTTTGGACAAATAAGGTCAAAACCTGAAGGTTCTGGTTCTCATCCCAAGTGTGTCTGGTTTGATCTACATGGTCAGGTCAATTTCACAGATTTAGTATCAGACAATCAATGTTTGACTTATGAACAGGGGCATTTCTCCATTGTAGTCGAATCCCCTCCCCCTTCTCCTCCTGCAACACCTGAAGTTTCTGCATCACCTGAAGAAACTGCATCTAGTAGTAAGTTAGACAACATGCCTAGAGTGTGTGCTATTGTTGGCATAGCAGGTGGTGGAATCATATTGGTGGTGTTGTTTGCATTGCTGATATTATGGGCATGGAGATACAAGAAAAGAAAGAGAATCCAAGAACTAGAAAGAGCTGCAAATTCTGGTGAAGCATTACGCATGACAAGAGTTGGGAGCATGAGAGTTCCATATGCCATGGCTACAAGAACAATGCCAGACCTTGAAATTGACTTTACTGCttga